Genomic segment of Malus domestica chromosome 15, GDT2T_hap1:
CCCAAATATCTGAATCTTATTCAGAGGCTAGACGTTGCGATTGAGGTTGCTTGTGCGTTGGACTATCTTCACAATCACTGTGAGACGCCAATTGTTCATTGTGACCTTAAACCAAGTAATGTTCTGTTGGATAACGATTTGACTCGCATGTTTCGGACTTTGGATTAGCAAGATTTGTCTTAAAACCAACCGATAACGCGCCAACAAATCATCAAACAAGTTCCATTGGGATAAGAGGATCAGTTGGTTATGCTGCTCCAGGTAAATATTctcatcccttgtgcttcacaGTTCCCTTCACTTCTTTCTTACTCTAAAGTAACTCAAAGAGAGCTATTCTATTTACATTTGAAGTGATAATTTGTGATGTCTAATTGAATTGTAGAGTATGGTATGGGAAGTGAGGTTTCGACATACGGAGATGTCTACAGCTTTGGCATTCTTTTATTAGAGATGTTCACCGGGAAGAGACCTACCGACAACATGTTTAGTGACGGCTTCAACCTTCATAACTTTGTGAAGACGGCTTACCTGGAGCGAGCTACAGAGATTGCAGATCTGCTACTTCTTCAAGGAGGTGACAAGGACACTCCCAACGATCAATGCAGCTCGAGAGCTCAAAAACTCGAGGAGTGCTTGAGTTTGACATTCGGAATTGGGATTGCTTGTTCTGCTGAATCCCCAACAGACCGAAAGGATATCAGTGGCGTCGCGTCTGAATTGCGCTCCATTATGAACAACCTTCCCGCATGAGAAGTTTTGTTTTATATGTTCTACATGAGATATGTTGCTAGATAGCTTATTCATATGGGGTCAAGCTGCTTGTACATATGTTGTGTTTCCTTTCATATGAGCTTAGTAAGTTTAATACTTTAAATTATGTATATAGCAAAGTTTCATTAACTGAGAATTAATTTAGTATTAGCTGGTTTTGACTTTGTTGCACAAGCAAGAAAAAGCATAAAAATGAGACGGTGCAATTATATGGTCTAGTAAGTTGGCCAGCTAACAGATGCTTGTGTTGAAGGCGGTTGATTGCTCTGGTGGTTAGAGTATTTCTCTTCAAACTATTGCGTTCCACATTCAAATCATTTCTTGATGTAGAACAAATGCCCGAGCGGATTGAACAAGAAATTGACTGTCAGAAGACAAAAGGATGCAGTGGGAATTTTGAGATTTGGGTCCGATCTCCAATTTGGGCCATGATACATTTTCGGAAAGAGAACAGCGCGGCGttttcaacacacaactgcgtAGTGAAATATAATGGATTTTAGCGATCTGAGGTCGTTTAGGATTtcaaaaatgcatttaaattcTTGTGATAAAAATCAGACCTTTTGATTGTCCAAAGATGTTGTAAACAGCTTATTTAAGTCGTGGATGTTATCCATTGCACTcatcaattaatcaaattatctTTTGAGATTTTTATCAAAATGGTGAACTCCAATAACTTTGGTTCTTCAAAGATTTAGGTTGGTAATCATTTTGTTTCGTGATGCGTTATTTCATCTCTCTTTAGTCTAGATGACTAGTATAGAAAATATCGTTtgtagtaataataataataataataaaaagaatgttaaaaatgaaaaatctgTAATGTTTGTAAGTAAACAATACAATTGACGTGTATCACATTACCTGATCACATCTTGTGAAAAATAATCAAACAATAATTATTACACGAAAATGAATCTTGCAGGAATTTGGAAGTAGCATATTCTATAACAAACATATTGAACAATTTTTCATGTACTAACGtgacaagaaaaaaaagttgataAAAAAAGTAGAATATTCTTCATGCCTTCGCCCAGTACACTTTTCGTGGGTTCTCtcaattataaatttatatctACCATCCATGTGGTGTGGAGGTTGGGTTAAAAGTAACCATCCAACATTAAAACTTATtaaaaatggtcatttgaaaGTTTCAAAGATTATGACCACATgaaaaaataacacaaacttgcaccataagaaaaagaaaataagaaaacaatACAACAGAAAGTTTGGacaaatttcccaatttccaacTTCCACCCACCCTTATTAAacaaatttattcatttttattacATCTATGCCTTTTTAGAAACACGGTTTTCAGACACTATTTGATCACATACATATAAGAAACATTTTTCGTTGCATTCAAATTTTAGTCGCATCAAAAGtaaaaatcaaaaaataaaataaaagagcaACTTATTAAGATTATAGAAAGAGGAGAATTTCTAGACACCCGTTAAATTGCCATTTGTCTTAATGGAGTATTTTTCcatgggatttggatcctctcctgggCAGGGGATCCGAATCCTCCTGATCAGTTAATATGGAccattagattttgatcttacgACTACAATTATCATAACTTTTAGATCAACTCTctatttataaccgttgaatttCCCTTGTCATCTAGCCATGAGGATTCGAACcctctgctcaggagaggatccaaatccttttCCATGGCATCCTATTTATAATTTCATGTTGCCCTACCCAACGGGCCAACTCTCCCAATAAATCAAGAATTAATGATTTCTCAAATCGTGTAGAAATTTTAACTTATGAATGAGTTTGATGCCCTTGGATTCTGTATTTGTGTGCAAAGTGAGCGGAAGAAGAGAAGAGGaggctgaaaagaaaaaaagtaaacaaattgcagaggagggagagagagagagagagagagagagagagagagtggcaaAAAAGCCTAAAACGAGTTTAACAACAAAGCAAAGAGAGAGCAGGGGGGTTTGCGGTTTTGCCTTACTGTCATGCACTTTGTCATCACTCTCGTCGGATGCGATTTATAGAACTCTGCAACTAGTGGTCTTTCTCTATCACTACATTCCTGATTAGGGCTTCTCTGCGTCCTGGGTTCACAAGCCGATTCGACTCGGCCGGGTGAACTGGATCTCTCTCCAACTTCAAGTGAGTTACCTTCTTTTTCGTTCCTTGTATGTCTTAACTCATGAAAATCTGgatttgctttgcttttgcttttgtgggTTCAGTGAGATTTCTCTGTTCTTTCTTGGCTTGTGGGTTTCGATTGGTAAGGACCCAGAtgagattatttttttttcgataATTCCTAGAGAAATTGAGAAAATTTCACTTTATAAAGGAATATAAGAAAAGcccaatttcaattttattgCATTTAGCTGCTTAAAGTTGTTGTTTTCTTTTCGCTCCCAATTTGTGTGAGACTTGTAGTTTTGCAGCTTTtgatttttggggtttttttgtgtgatattAGGATTTGAATGGCGCATTCCGTGAATGATAATAGCATTGAGAGTTTGATATCTGCAAgcaaggcattgaggctaagCTTACAGAAATCACAGGGCATAGGGTCGGCTCTGGAGAAAGCCGGAAACCGATTTGAAGAGATTAACCACAGGTTACCTTCTCTTGAAGCTGCAGTTCGACCCATTCGCGCAGACAAGGAAGCCCTTGCTGCTGTTGGTGGTCATATTAACCGCGCTGTTGGCCCTGCTGCAGCTGTGCTTAAAGTTTTTGATGCTGTTCATGGACTCGAGAAGTCTCTATTGTCAGATCCGCGTAGTGATCTGCCTGGTTACTTATCGGTGATGAAACGTCTGGAAGAGGCTCTGAGATTTCTGGGTGACAATTGTGGATTGGCAATTCAGTGGTTGGAGGATATAGTAGAGTACTTGGAGGATAATGCGGTTGCGGATGACAGGTACCTTTCAAATTTGAAGAAATCATTGAAAAGTCTCCGAGAATTGCAGAGTGAGGAGGAAAAGGCCGACCTCGATGGAGGGCTTCTGGAGGCTGCTTtggaaaaattagaaaatgagTTTAGGAGGCTCCTCACAGAAAATAGCGTGCCACTTCCAATGTCGTCATCATCTTCTCTTGGAGAACAAGCATGCATTGCGCCTTCACCATTACCTGTTCTGGTAATCCAGAAGTTGCAAGCTATACTTGGAAGATTGATTGCTAATAACAGACTTGAGAAGTGTATATCTATTTATGTTGAAGTTCGAAGTTCGAATGTAAGGGCAAGTTTACAAGCTCTCAATTTGGATTACCTTGAGATATCAATTGCAGAGTTTAATGATGTGCTGAGCATAGAGGGATATATATCAAAGTGGGGAAAGCATTTGGAGTTTGCTGTGAAACACTTGTTTGAGGCGGAGTATAAGTTGTGTAATGATGTTTTTGAGAGGATTGGATTGGATGTGTGGATGGGTTGCTTTGCAAAGATAGCTGCTCAGGCTGGTATCCTTGCATTCCTACAATTTGGTAAGACTGTTACAGAGAGCAAAAAAGATCCgataaagcttttgaagttgttggatatatttgcatctttaaacaaatTGAGGCTGGACTTCAACCGGCTTTTTGGTGGACCAGCATGTATTGAAATCCAAATTCTGACAAGGGATCTCATTAAGAGTGTCATTGATGGAGCAGCTGAAATTTTCTGggagctactgcttcaggtgaaACTGCAAAGGCAGAACCCGCCTCCTCAAGATGGGAGTGTTCCGAAATTGGTCAGTTTTATTACGGATTATTGTAATAAACTGCTTGGGGATGATTATAAGCCAATCTTAACTCAGGTTCTCATCATTTATCGAAGTTGGAAGCATGAGAAATTCCAAGAAGGGCTCCTTATAAATGAGGTTTTAGAAATTGTTAAAGCCATTGAACTAAATTTGGAGGCATGGATAAAGGCTTATGAGGATACCAGCTTGGCCAGCCTTTTTGCAATGAACAACCATTGGCATTTATACAAGCACCTGAAGGGAACTAAACTGGGGGTTCTGCTGGGGGATGCTTGGTTACGAGAACATGAACAGTACAAAGACTATTATTTCACAGTTTTCTTGAGAGATAGCTGGGGGAAACTTCCAGGTCATTTAAGCAGAGAAGGTCTGATTCTGTTCTCAGGTGGTCGTGCCACTGCCCGTGATCTTGTCAAGAAGAGGTTAAAAAGCTTCAATGAAACGTTCGATGACATGTATAAGAAGCAATCGAGTTGGGTAATGTCAGATAAAGATCTAAGGGAGAAGACATGCCAGCTCATAGTGCAGGCTGTTGTGCCTGTTTACAGAAGTTACATGCAGAATTATGGGCCCTTGGTCGAGCAAGATGCAAGTTCAAGCAAGTATGCAAAGTACTCTGTGCAGACTTTTGAAAAAATGCTCATGTCTCTTTTTCAGCCAAAGCCTGTTAGATATGGCAGTTTCAAAGGTAGGCAAATGAGCGGGAAATTCAATGGAGTAGCAGATCTCCGCCGTACTACCTCTGCGGTTGTGTGATTGTTGAACTATGTGCATTGTGGAATCACATGGCAGGATTATCCTCCCCTTTACATGATTGGCCTTTCATCTTGTATATGACGACATTCTCAGGAGCCTGGAACTGAATACTGCTGTCCCATTGCCTGAGATTCCAAGATATGGCATCCCTGTAACTCATCTGAATGTTATGAAGAGTTGAACACTGTTTCCATTGCGCGTGAGTTCTAGGCCATGGGGTCTCCAATTCCATGCATGATGATGAACAATTATAACCCAGTTGGACCCCGGCGTAGATAATATATTCAGGTATAGCTATCCATTTTTCGTTCTTCTCAGACTCATTGATTAAGTTATACTAGGTTAGGCAGCCGGAGAAACCTTATAGCTTTGCTAGATTCTGTGTACAATTCTTTCGTATAAAGTGCATCAAAGAGGTCTACCTAGGATTGAATTAATTACTTGTAAGAACATGGGAAAGCTTATAAGTTAGGGACCTTCATGAGATGCTAGTTTTTGTGCTCCGAAACGGCATTGTTGAGAACTTTCAAAATGCCTGAGAGCCAAGTGCTGTCGGAATACTGTTGAGAATAAAGTACCTTCTCGTTTTGATGGACCTGTGTAAAGCCTTCAGTAATTTGTCAATGGCGCTTCTCTTTTCGTTTCACTTTTCCGCCTTTGATTCCAACTTTTCCTCTTTGACTCGAAACTTTTCTGCTTATGCTCGGTGTATCTGTTCGTTCTTCTTATTAGACTTGCTGGGCAAGACATGAGTTGCTGTGTGCTCTACAAGTTTTAAGAAAAGAAGAGTAGGTTGCTTTGTAGGCGAACCTGAGGCCTTTGTGTTACAAACAAAGCCCTCTTCTGGATAACAAAACTGGCGTCATCGTCACTGCcatctttcttgttttattccAGTTGATAAAATCTTGTTCATTGGGCCGGCTATGATGTAACACTTATACGTCAGTTAAATGAAAGTCTTAATTGTAGCAGTGATCCTGAACTCGCACGAATTATATTTGGTACCTCAACTCCACTTAGTGTCGCGTAATTGGTCCTTTCGTTAACTCTGTTAATTTTTCTGTCAAATACGGGGGAGTACGGGGAGTGGGAGGGAGTTGGAGCTATTAAacaagttgagggaccaaaaaGTAACTCATGCAAAATATGAGGGACCTTTTCTATGATTATGGTAGGAGCGCAACGATCTAGCCCAATCGATTTCCTTTCTTTCAGTTATTGCCTTCTCGTATCCTAGTCTATTAATAACAAAACTGATTCTTCACTTTAACCCTTTTATCCATTcgaacttctttttttcttcgtaCAAGCGTAAATGTTAAGAAATAAGAAAGGGTTTTGTGCTTTTGTACGAGAAGAGTCCTCGTCTCTtcataataagaaggtattgctGACTTGTAAATTACAGTTTGATACGCATACATAAACGACTCACGTCTCGTAGCTTTTCAAACCGAATAATTCCATTAGGGACAAATCAGAAACTATTTCCATtccaaaaattcaaacatttctgCACAACTGTTTCTTATATGGAGACCAGACCAGGCCCACGgaagaattaaaatttatcatCAATggaagtttgttcccttggttTATCTTCTTCCTATTTTTCTCTAATCTCTTGTCAACATAGCTAATCACTGAAATTACTCGACAGAAAAGAAGGGTAAAGTTTGTTAGGTTTTACACAGTGTCTTACGCTAAAGCAAGATCAGTGATGTTAACTACGCAAGTTTTCTTGTTTACTTTCTTTAATCTGGCCTGCATTGTCTATAAACAATTGTCACCGGAAATTGGAAACCCTAATTTCCCAAAATCAAAGTTTGTGGTGAACACGATGGATGTATAGTAGTTTTCTTCCACTTTCTCTAACGTGATAGCAAGCTTGCAAATAGGGACCAGTTTGCAGGCACATTGGATTCACATAAGGACTAGTCAATGTCAACCCCATGGGAAGGAAGCCCTAAGCCACTTTGATATTTTGTGGTTGTGAACTTAGGGTTTGTAACGTGGGAACATTGgaaatttctttttaatatgTAAAATTTAGTAAAATATGGATGGTATTTTTAGGTCGtatgaaaataacatttttgttaaaaagaaaaacgTGAATACCACGTTTAAAAGAAGAGTTATAACGACTTTTAACACTTTTATCATCATTCACACTCCAATATATGTGAGAAAATGAAACGTAAATACCATGTATATCTTGCTGAAGTTGAGGCCCAAAACATTCTACACCTCCATTTCTCATATTTAGCATCAGCCTTTAAAAATGTTCTTAAAATAACATGTTACGTTTCGATATTGACCTAATTGTCAGGTGTTGAtgtatgaaaattttgattaataAGCAAGTGACACATCACCAACACATGATTATTCAAAAAACAACCAATTAATCCTCTTTCATTTTGTCAAGGTTTAGGTTGCAGCATTCAATGGTCGGATATGGAGGAGGAAAAATAGATGATCATGATGGATGATGGATGATGAGGACCACAACAATAACGATAAGAGTTGCCAATAATGATTTGACACTGAAACACAGTGATGCATTGCATTGTTCCTTTTTTTGTTCCCTTACATCGGAGGAGGAGGGTGAGAATTGAGACATGTTTGTGCTGTGTTTCACTCAATCTGGTCATGCCTCGTTCCAACAACACTCGTTCTTCAAATATCTAGAAACATATGACAAGTTAAAAAGACACTGAAAattacattttcttttttactttttccaATCCGTAAAACTCTGAAAGTACTATTGTGAATAATGTTTTAACCGTCAATTAGTATTGCGGTTTGTGGTATTCTTTATAAGAAGTATTTTTGCTCATCACCATTAAGTGTGGTGTATATTTACCACTttatttatcaccgttagatgagtttgaattttaagATTCGTGTAGTAGATAGGCACAaatctcgaaatttaaactcatctaatgGTGATAAATAAGGTGATAAGCATACACTACactaaatggtggtgagcaaaaatgtagTCATTTTCTTTGGAAGTAGGAGTGTTTTTCAAAAGCATCGCATTAGAAACAACGTTTCTATTTTCCGTTCTAAAATTTCATAATCATATATCAGATTAGAAAAATACTATAATTAAAAATTCCCTGTGATTCTCATACAAGAAAAAAACACTCATAAATCCAGGTAACActacaaagaagaagaggagaggagagagatgtatgAAGAAGAAgtaggagagagaggaagacgaagaaggagtgagagagaaagaaagaggtaggcaggaggagaaagaaaaagaaacgtaacgaagaaaaaaagatgagagagaaatgaagagataAAAACTCATCTTCAAACATAGAAATAATCATGACATCACTTGTCACATGGATAAGTTTTGACAATCcatgaaagaataaaaaatgttGTCTCTCTCCAAGTATAGTCTTACAATTTGGCTTTTTGTGtaatttctcttctttcttttatcaAAATAAGTTTGGaacactaaaaaataaaaataaaaaaaatcagtaaAATTCAGAATTCTCGAAATCTCTAAATgcattcaaattttcatttcgCTTTTCGAAAAAACTCAGATTCGAAAATTTTACCATTGTAATTGGAAACCCCGTTGCATTCCAACTTGCACCTCTAGTGAGAGATTTCATATTAGAATATCATAATGACGAGTTTGAAaccaatttatttttcatatgttACTGTAGATAGATAATTGTATCACAAATTAATGCTTTTACTCACTTTAAATTTTGAATGGTATCTGAGATGTGAACCATATTGTTTTACCAACTGGGGGATATATGCTCTAGATATATTAACTTTGTCACTTACACGAATAAGccattattattaattattaatcaTTATTAAAGGTTGGGGATCTTGCAAGGGATTTCTATACATGCAGTGGATATGCCCTTCTATGAATTTTAAAGGGGCTTTTAGATTTTAGTCTACTCAACgcaataatttttaatttttttttttaacaaacgatattatctctATTGAGAGGATGAAGGGATCGACTAAGTTTACAAtaagctaacaataatgtggatTCATGATTTAACGaacatttttttaatctcaGGGGTAAATTTGGAATGAAAAATAATTGTATTAATGCATCAAACTGGGTCATCACACAAGAAAGAAAGGTTATCTCTACttttctaaaattaaaaatgcCTTGACCCAATTTATTAGTTCGATTTAATGGATGATAAAGTATTTTTCTCTCCTTATGCGTgacaatatttatttatatacaatGATTCTCTCTAGCCTTGCTCAAGCTtaaagcaaaaaataaacatggttGTGTAtcgaggaaaaaaaaatgtgaaaattactttttGAAAAGAGTTATTACTACCATTCCGAAATAGTTATCTTACACTAAATATAGTTCAGATGACTATTTTAaagtgaatatatatatatatatatatatatatatattatgagaAATGCCAAGTATATTCTCTCAAAAGTGAGGCTCTTTATCGCCTCATGTTTTTtccataatattttataatgtagGTACAAAAATTAATATTGAACTGTAAAATGTCAGAGAGCCCATGAAAGTTCCACTTTGAGAAATTAAGTCACTTAGCATTTCTCTATTATTATACATCATATGGCATATCTCCAAAACCAAACTAGTTTACCATTATTGAATCTTTAATTAATAAACTAATTATTGTTTATGAAATTAATTAACTGGTTTATCTGAAGAGATAAGGTAGGCTTGCAAATGGCTAAACCATTGGTCATCCTCCTCACCTTGACCTCGTACCCTCCACTCAACTAATTTTCCATATATTAGATTAATAGATATGTTTATGGAAGACTAGGTTAGAATATCTGTCTGCCAATAAGGCAAAGTCCACCTTAATAACCAATTTCTTTATTTgcttaaacaaataaataaaatcttaTATGCTTTTGAAAAATCCAGATCTCTCTACCTATATATTATTCAAGTAAATAATTAAGTTTCTAAATTTTGCAACTGGATCTGTATACCAACAACCTATATATTATTCAATTTACCCCCCAAAAAAAAGCTATATATTATTCTATTTAGCATGCATGGCTGGTCCAAGATAATTAGTGATGGTGCTCTTTTTATTGGTAATTATTTTTGCTCCAATCATTTATCATGTAACTATTTTTAAAGaagcatttgaattttttaaggCTCTCGACGTGTTTTCTAAAATAATCATTTATAGCAACAAAAGCTAATGAACATAAGTGTTGTTTTACACAATCACTTTTAAACATGCCCTAAAGTTGATTGATCTTACATTGGTCATGATGTAACTAATGATGACATCTACATATTAACATCTGAAATGAATATTTTCCTACCAATAACGCTAttagaaacacaaaattaaTCATATTGCTCTCACCATTTCTAACAAACATTACCCGATTACTGTAGATAAAATCCACCTATATTAGAAAGCGAGTTAAACATTATTCTTTTCGTAATGatcaaagcaaaaaaaaaaaaaaaaactccaacaACCACAAAAATGGACAGTTGGGTCGTGACCCCTTCCCAATTAAAGTATAGCTAGTGTGTCTTGTCAATAGTCTCTTTGCCTAATCAAAGTTTTCTCAAATATTCGGACCGTACTgatattttttgataaaatatgGCCCTCCCaactttaaattcaattttttaccCTTAAATCAAATTCTACTTTTTCCAATACTTACTTGGAACAAAATGTATTGCGTGTGCCTTATTGGTTCATCCAAATTTTGACAAGATTTGAGTGAAATGATTATGTTGGTAATATTGCTAACTACCTTATCATCAATGTTGACCATCCATAACCATAACTGACGTGTTTGAGATTACTTTTTGAAGGGTTAAAATTTTATGACATTGTAAAATCTTTATAACAATGTTGGGCATAAAAATCCAACAAGAGTTAAAGATCATCtatgtgtttatttttcttaaaaaaaacaacCATTACCGACATTGTTAACCAAAATAAACTGAATtcatgtgcttttttttttttatcacttacaacttaaacatatttACCAAAGTCCCAATCAAACTCTTAGACATATAAGTCATTGTTCATTATTGAAATTTAAGATTTGGGACAGGTTAAGATGGACCCAAATCCcttgggtttttcaaaatctTATCTTGCTTTAAATATTCCCTCCTCGGCATTATTTTAAGCTAATCCAAAAACTAACCGATGGGTGGTGCTCTGCTCCCAACGCACTAgttttatgtttaatgttagAGTGGCGACTCGATCTAGTTGTACAATTATTGGGACACCATCCGAGATATTGATATGACTTTTGAGGTGGAGGGCAAAATCGCAATAGAAGGATACAAATTTTGGGTCTAAAATATTtatgcttttttttatttttttatttcacacATCACGTCAATTAAAAGGTTGAGGGTAAGAGGTTGTTATCCTATATTATTATCGAGAAATGATCCTCGTTGGATCTTCTTTGTACATCTATTTATCGTAAATCGTGCGATCAATTTTTgttaggtactgtttatattcaattttaaataaaaaaaatttacaatgatttctgacgcatgatatacgatagacggatgtgattggaggatcccTAAGATCCTCATAAAGAGGATATGGCGAGGATCCTCCTGGATTATCACCATTAGAAATAAATCATTAGATATAATTGCTTCACATTGGAAAGTTGATTATTCGTATTTGAGGTGCATATCCTAGCACTTCATAATGTTGTGTGTGCGATAAGAACAGAGGAGTAGAACACATGAGATTAAGTAAGGTTTTCCCCAACGAGGTCACTAACAAATTTAGAACTTGTGTTATAAATGTATAATCTCACGTAGTAGATAGTTTAGTAATGttattcttcatttgtaagtgaaagattTTAATTTCAATTCTCATAAATGATGTGTTTGATACAATTTATTATATTACTTAACCTATATCTAGAACTCCAACCCTTGGgttaaaaccttttttttttaactcataaaatttaggttttaacccagaaacagtttttttgttCAAACCCTTCTGGGTTAAATTTTTTGTCCGAGATTATTATAGAATAAATTTGGGATAATTTTATTCTTAAAGTAActtgttttaagaaaaaaattatgtagattattctaatttaattttatgaaaattttaacctacaaatatttagattctgataaatatttaaaaatcaccaaaccgacaccatgaaactcgtggAATACtataaaagaatatgaaacacatgaaattttttaattactttagccattggatttaaatttggaccatcATATCTTcatttttaccgttagatttaatCATATTAGATTTTAGCTGCTGAATTTAAGGAATttgtaaatataaaactaaaaaaaaatcacaaatatgGTGGGCCAACCCACTAACCCATAGGGAATCTTAAGCTAAATTTGCaatgagttttgggttaaaactcatatttaccCCGAGGGTTGTAGCAAGTTGGAAGAGGTTTAGAATAAAACCtacaatttgagttttacttttaCCTAAAGAGTTGGTGTAGGTCTTACATAAATATAtttgtttatataaaaaaatgcatAAGTGGTCCAAATTCTATGTTTTGCAAAATGTAATCTTATCCACAAAGACTCAGTATTCATCTACCAATCAGAATATTAACAAATATATTTCCATGCATCGATGAGAGCAAAACTGTTTAAatcagtaaaaaaaattaatcagtAAATATTTCTAACGATTTATTTATTAGAGGACTAAATcaggaagaaaaataaaaataataagagaaATATCCGCGACGACAATTATTGTATATACGTAAGGGGCAATAaaagattaatttgttttattataatattttgacACAAGAAAGTTTTGTGTCTAAATACAAATGATGTATTAAAGTATGTGGCTTGGTCGGCAGAAAAGAATGAAAGAGATATTATGATATAATCATTC
This window contains:
- the LOC103415484 gene encoding exocyst complex component EXO70A1-like, whose protein sequence is MAHSVNDNSIESLISASKALRLSLQKSQGIGSALEKAGNRFEEINHRLPSLEAAVRPIRADKEALAAVGGHINRAVGPAAAVLKVFDAVHGLEKSLLSDPRSDLPGYLSVMKRLEEALRFLGDNCGLAIQWLEDIVEYLEDNAVADDRYLSNLKKSLKSLRELQSEEEKADLDGGLLEAALEKLENEFRRLLTENSVPLPMSSSSSLGEQACIAPSPLPVLVIQKLQAILGRLIANNRLEKCISIYVEVRSSNVRASLQALNLDYLEISIAEFNDVLSIEGYISKWGKHLEFAVKHLFEAEYKLCNDVFERIGLDVWMGCFAKIAAQAGILAFLQFGKTVTESKKDPIKLLKLLDIFASLNKLRLDFNRLFGGPACIEIQILTRDLIKSVIDGAAEIFWELLLQVKLQRQNPPPQDGSVPKLVSFITDYCNKLLGDDYKPILTQVLIIYRSWKHEKFQEGLLINEVLEIVKAIELNLEAWIKAYEDTSLASLFAMNNHWHLYKHLKGTKLGVLLGDAWLREHEQYKDYYFTVFLRDSWGKLPGHLSREGLILFSGGRATARDLVKKRLKSFNETFDDMYKKQSSWVMSDKDLREKTCQLIVQAVVPVYRSYMQNYGPLVEQDASSSKYAKYSVQTFEKMLMSLFQPKPVRYGSFKGRQMSGKFNGVADLRRTTSAVV